GAACGCCGCCACCAGAGAGGCAGAAGCCCCGGCGCCTGCGCCGGTGGCCAGCAGGAACAGGCTGCCTCGGTCCTGGATGAACTGCTCGGGGTCGAAGTCCTCCCCGGCCCGGGGTGAGACCGCATCCAACACCCGAGGGTCAGCCAGAGCCGACAAAGCGAGGGAGACGCCCTGCCAGATGGAATCCCGGGTCTTCGGGTCAGCTTCCAGCATGGAGGCCAGCGAGTCATCCCATCCGGTCGCCGCCCTGGGGGTGCTGGCCAGGATGGTGACCGCCTCGGCGGCGGCTGAGGGGTCCAGGGTCCAGCGGAACAACTCAGCCGGTGACCGATGATCCAACGCTGCCGCATGGAGTAGGGATTGGAGGGCGGTGCGGGTTTTGCCTTCCCAGAACCCGCCGGATTCGACACCGCCAGCGGACATGCCAGTCGCTGAAGCCAGCCCGGTGGCCCGGATCATCGCCATCAGCGGGTCCTCACACCCCCGGATAGGTGACCAGCGCATCCCCGCAGGGATGCCCTCTGCCAGGTGTTGGGGGTCGAAGACCGCTACCGGGCCGATCTTCTCCCGTGCCCGCAGTGTGGCGGTGAGATTATCCGGCCGGGTGGATGTCGTCACTACTGCCCCGGGTGCATCCAGGATCGCGTTGATGACGATGTGGAGGCCTTTACCGGATCGGGGTGGGCCGATCAGCAGGATCGAGTCCTCCACCGAGGCCCACACCTGCTTGCCCGCAGAGGTCCCCAGCAGGTAGCCGACATCCTCGGCCCGCGGCTTCACCAGGGAAGGCCGCAGCGTCTCAGCCCGGCGTAACAGTGCTTTTGGTGTGGCGACTTTGGCGATGTCGCCACTGGTGGCGGTGCCTACCAGTCGATGCGGATCGGCTTGTTTCTGTTGGCCCCAGCGGCGCACCCGCACCCACACCCAGGTACCGGCCCCGGCCAGCCCGGCGAGCATCACCCCACTGGTTATCCAGTAGGCCACCGGATGCAGCCCCTCCGCTGCTAGCGCGGCGGCAGGACCACCAGGGCTGAACAACACCGCCAGCCCAGCAGCCGGACCAGCCTCCGGCAGTGATGCGCCGGTGATCCAAGCGGCGACAGTACCAGCGGCACGCAGGATCACCGCCACACCCGCCGTCACCATGAGCAGGATGATCAAGGCGTTAGTGACCTCATCACCCATACCCCCGGCCTGACGAGACCCCGGAGTGATACCCCGGGTCACGGCAACCGCCTCACCAGCGTGGTCCCCGAGGACCGGCCAAAGACCAGCACCTCAGCACCAGCGCGCAGGGTGGCCTTCTGCCGCCTGCTCAGACGGGCCTCAACCTCCCCGTCCTCATTGGCCGTGGTGTCGGTGACCACCGCAGCGATAGCCACGTCTTCACCGGGCAGGAACCCCTCACCCGAGACCGTGGCCGTAGCTGGCTTCCCGCCGGGCTTAGACCGTGCCGACTCTGACGGTTCCTGCTCGGGGGCAGGCTCGGCCTGGGTGCGGCGATGGGCTCGGATGATGTCAGTAAAAGTGGACCCGTCGGTTTCGTGGACCTCGATCCGCACCGTCCGAGTCCGGTCCTCAGTGACCGCATCCAGCACCTCACCGAATCGGGCACGACTCCACGCCCCCTCGTTTTCTGGCGCCGGGAAGTCCTCGCCATCCACGGTGACCGCCATGGTCCCGGTGGGATCAGTGACGGTGATGACTACATGCGGCAAGACCGGAGGAACGGAGGGTTCGTCGTGAGGCCGGTCGTTCTTCTGCGGTTTACGGCGTGGAGGACCGGGGTTCTTTCGGCTCATGCCCATCAGGTGCACAAGTCGAACCAGATGTTATTGACTGCACGCCAGCGAGGGCACATCAGCTCCCGCAAGGGAACCAAGACGGTCGAACAGGTAATCACTAGTATGTGTTGGTGGTGTCTTGGGGCGAAGGAGGACGGAACTTGATTGAAGCGTTCGAGGGAATCCCTGATTTGGTGACATTCGTAGTGTCTGTCCTCGCAGGCCTGATTTCAGTTGTTTCGTTTCTTCTGGCAAGGCGAGCAGAAAGAAGTTCTGGAGCTCTTGCGATGGACAGCAACCTTCTTCAGCTTCGAGAAATCATGCTGAGCGATGAAGTTAGGCGGGCGATGCGAACAGTCGTGTATTCGCCGCCAATCATCCGAAAGGCCGAAGAAGACTATTCCCCGTGGTCGTCCTCCCAGACTTACCTTTCCGACCAGTCGGTCAGTGAGGCAGTTCAAAAGGGCGGCGCTTCAGATCTCTACCAGTTCACCGAGGCATATGCCACACTGGTCATGATTGTTTCTCGGATGGAGACAGCAGCGCCCCTCTCGCGTAGAGGCTTCTTGGCTAAACGATGGCGGAAACGAAGTACCGAACTGTACGGCCACCTGAATGAAATTTTGAGCGTGACTCGTGAAGCGAGGCACGAGCTGAGAAAGTTCGATCTGCTGTGGCCGCTTGGCCAGGAAACCCTGGGAGGCCCACCCACCTTGCTTTCCGATGACTCAATAGAGTCTCAGCTCTCGCGCCTGAATAAAGTAAGGGACAATAAAAATGCCATGGAAGTAAAGCTTCCTAGCTAGCAGTTCCTGAATGACAGGGATATATCTTTGAGGCGATGCAGGACTGAGCTTCAGGGCTAGAAGCTACCCATGTATGTGCGGGTTAGCGATGGATCAGCCACTGACGGTGTTCATCGACAATGACAAGGCCCCTTCGGCTACGCCCTGCCGGTCATCCGGCGTGTGGTGTCGAAAGCCGCGAGTTCGTCGGGGTGGAGTTGGTGTTGGACCACGAAAGAGCGGTCCTTGATCCGCCAGAGGCCTTGTCCGACCCCGAGGGTGGGTAGCAGTCTCTGTTCGGTGCCGGTCAGCCCCAAGGTTTGTGCGGTGGTGCCGAGTTGGTCGGATTCTTGCCGGTAGACAATCCGGGTCTCCGCATTGGCCAGCAGACTGTTGGCGAGGGAGCGCATGGCGGAGCCGGCGTCGCCGACGTTGTCCAGGTCAGTGAGCTTATGGAAGACCAGCAGGTTGGCGATGCCGTAGTGGCGGGCCAGTCGCCAATGAGCATCCATGCGCCGCAGCAGTGCCGGATGGGACATAAGTCTCCAGGCTTCGTCGTAGACCACCCAGCGTTGGCCTCCATTGGGGTCGAGCAGGGCTGATTCCATCCACGCTGAGGCACAGGTCATCAGTACTGAGATGAGGGTGCTGTTTTCGGTGACGCGGGAGAGGTCCAGGCTGATCATCGGCAGGGAGGGGTCGAACTCGACGGTGGAGGGGCCGTCGAAGAGACCCCCGAGGTCACCGGCGACCAGGCGGCGCATCGCATGCCCGACCAGCCTGCCGTCTTCTGCCAGGCGGCCGGTGGAGTCATCGGAGGGGTCGAGGATGCGGTCTACGACCATGGGCAAGATCGGCACGGAGTTCTCTGCCACGGTCTGGGTCAGGGCCAGGTCGATGGCGGTGTGCTCCAACGGAGTCAGCCCCCGGGCCAGCACGGTCTCTGCCAGTGCCCCGAGCAGGCTGCGACGGCGTGAGGCCACCGTGGTCGCCCACTCAGCGTCCGAGAGGCCACTGGGCCGGTGGCCTTCATCCAGAGGGTTGAGCCGGTTGGCCAGTCCTGCACCCAGGGCGATGGCCCTGCCGCCCACTGCCTCGGCGACCGGGGTGTGTTCCCCTTTGGGGTCGCCAGGGACATAGACCCTGCGTCCGAAGGGCAGGCTTCGGGTGTAGAGGGATTTGGCGAGGCTGGATTTGCCGGAGCCCACGATGCCTGCCAGCACGATGTTAGGTGCGGTGATGATCCCGCGCTGGTAGAGCACCCAGGGGTCATAGACGAAGCTGGCCCCGGAGTAGAGGTCCTGGCCGATGAACATCCCATCAGCACCCAAGCCCCCTTCAGCGAGGAAGGGATATGCCCCGGCCAGGGTGGCGCTGGTGTCCTGATGCCGCGGCAACCGAAACCGCCCCGGACTCCGTAGCGCCGCAGGTCCAGACTCACCAGCAGCGGGCAAGTACTGCCGTGCCCGCCGCTCAGCACGCTCAGCCTCAGCCTTCTGCCGGAGGGCATGTTTCTCGGCTTGGCGCTGCTGGGCGCGTAGGCGGGCAGCAGCTTCCCGGCGTTGTTTGCGTAGGCGACGACGCTCAGCAGCCGGAGCCACCAGTACTGAGGTATGCAGTCTCTCCTGGTCGGGGTCCGGGCTCATCGAGACAGCCCCCGACCGGTACTTGTGCTGGCGGGCCGGTTCTGGCTGGCATACCAATCCCGCTGAGCTTGGGATTCCTGATGCTTCGTCACAGAACCCAGCCGCCCCACAGCGTCCTGACTGGTGGCCCGGCGCGCACCCGCTCTGCCTGCGTAGACGGCTCCGGCTGCTGCGGCAGCACCGGCTGATGAGCCTCCCGCTGGCCCGGCCAGGCTGCGCCCACCTGCCGCGGCATATGCCAGCCCGTTGCGGCGCGGAGAGGGCTCGGCAGGCAGGGGGTCGTCAGGGGCGGGGATGGGCCGGTAGAGGGCGACGTGACCCATCTGCTGGTTATACGAGATGGTGTAGTCACCCTCGGTGATCAGATGGTCCCCATCAGCAGCCGGGGGCTGGTCGTAGACGTAGCCGTTCTCCATCGCCGCATCAGTGGTCTCTTGACCGGTGTCCCACTGGGCAAGGTGGGTAATGCCGGCTTGGGCTCCGTCCTCATCAATGAGGTCAAGCACCCCATCGGCCTGACCACGATCGAGGAAGACCACGTTGACCCACCGCCGAGCCGCATCCTGGGCGACGGGGGTGTGTTCGGTCTGGGAGTGCCAGGCGATACGCCCTGAAGCTTGCGACGCCCGGTCAATACGGTAGCCGGCTTCCGCGACCGCCTGCGCGGCTTCAAAAAGTGCCTCTGCCGCCGCCGCTGCAGCAGCTCTACCAGCGGGCCGATAACCCTCATCAGAACTCGCTGCATCCAAATGATCCAGGTGCGCGGCGGCAAGTTGATCGAGGACCTGTTCCAAGGCACGAGTCCCACTGATCAACTCCGCGAGAACCTCATACACTTTGGAAGGATCATCGAAGCTTCGGGTGGCATGAGCGAGGCCCCGCAGCGCCTGGGATGCTTCCCCACCGTCGGCTTGGGGGTCGTTGAAGGTTGTCATGGTGGCTCCTCCTTGGCGGTTATGCCAGGGAGGTGAGCACGAGGTCACCAGACCATGTCAGTGGCCCCACATAGGATGCCGATATGGCCTACACAGCGAATGTTCTCCGGGTAATGATCGCTTCACCGTCTGACATCACACAGGCCCGAGACGCCGTCGAAGCAGCCATCCACGGGTGGAACGACGCCAACGCCGAAGCAAAGAAGACGATCCTCCAACCGTGGCGCTACGAAACATCTTCTGTCCCAATGCTGGGTGAGCATCCTCAGGCGCTGATCAACTCTCAAGGCGTAGACCGGTCAGACATTGTGTTCGCCCTCTTCGGCAGCCGGCTTGGATCACCGACACCTGAAGCCATCTCAGGCACTGTGGAAGAAATTCAGCGAGCCAAAGATCAGAACAAGCCAGTACACCTGTACTTCTCCGCAGCACCGCACCCTAATGACGTCGACACCGAACAGCTCGCTGGCCTTCGAGAGTTCAAGGAAGAGATCAGCCAGCTGGGCCTCTTTGGGGAGTTCAACACCCCCGACCAGCTCACCCACAAGGTGTGGAGCGCTATCGAGTACGACATCCAGAAGATCTCCTTGGGAACGCCACGCCTTGAGAATTCCCGTGGCGGAGTGCACTTCACCGCACAGGCTCAGAGTGACCGTGAGTTGCGCGATTACGACAAGAGGGGCAGACCCCGATACCGAACTCGGAACTGGATCGATGTGACAAATGCCGGAGAGACGGACGCCGAGCAGGTCACCTTCGAGGTCGTTGGGGATGAGCCTCGCATGGACCTTATCGGCGCCCATGGTCCCACCACGATCCATGCAGGACAGACACGGCCATTGACAGTTGGGTTTTCTGGCGGCCTACCGGGACCGGACATTCTGAGGATCCGTTGGGTCGAAGATGGGGAACCAAAGAAGAAGGACATCCACGTCGGATAGTCCTTAGAGCTTTCTGCACAGAGGTAGGGCTGCGGCGGTGAAGGCTGCTGCTTGTTGGCCCACTAGGAGGCGGGTTTCGCAGGAGGCTTGGATCGCAGCCTGCTCGATTGCCGTCACATTCGCATCCAGTTCCTCCACGGTGGATGCGGTGGCTGAGATAAGTCCGGTGTAGCGCAGGACGCCGTGGCCGGCGGTGAGGTCTGCTTCTTGTTGGAGGACGTCGTCGAACTCGGCCAGGTCTGCGGCGTCTTCGATCTGGCCGATCTTGGCCCGTTGGGCCTGGTCGCTGATGTGCTCGACCTTCTTCTTCCGTATGTCCCTGGCGGCTTGGTCGGAGCGCATCGGGGTACACAGCAGGCTGAACGAGCGTTGGATACCGGTGGAGAGCAGTACCGGTGAGAGGAATTCGGGGTGGACCATCGACCGGGGCCACTCGCTGACCCAGAGCACCGCGTGGTGGGCTGAGTCGGTGCGCAGCCTCGGCCAGGTCTCGTTGACAGCTACCGGTCCGGCGGTGGCCAGGCTTTGACCGAGTTCCCCGTGCCGTTGGAGGACCGGTGCGATGGCCGGATCGTAGGCCGAGCGTAGGATCACCGCGATCTCACCAGGAGTCAGCCACCCCGATGGGGTGAGATCGGCGGTGCGCAGCGCGGTGGTCAGAGTGTTCATTTCTTGGCGAAGGACACCTGCAGCCCCACGGATGCCGCCTCCGGCGGTGCGTATTTGCCGGGCGGCGGCCTTCATATCCAACGAGAGGCTGATCGTGGTGGCGTGGCGTTCCCCAGCCGGACCAGCCCGGTCAATCAGCTCTGCGTAGGTCTCAGCGGCCCACGATCCGTCGTCGGTGCCGTGTTTGGCCCACCACTCCGCCAACCCGGTCCCGGAGTCCGGCAGGGTGCGCTCTAAGACTTGCAGAGTGGCGACCCGGCCGGAGCGGCACACCGTTGCCAGCACCCGGCCCCAGGCGGTGACTCGGCGTTGCTGCTCAGCAGGGTCTAACAGTACGAAGGCGGGGTGGGAGACCTCGGTGACCACGGTCAGAGTGTTCGCGGTGGGGTCGTGGATCATCCCGGCCCCGGTCTCGGGGTCGGTGTATTCCCGCAGCCGGGCCATATCCCCAGGCAACGCCAGAGTCCCCTCCGGCCGGGGTGTAGTAATCCGCCGTCGGTACAACAACTGCCCGCCGGTGGTGCGCCAGACCCACCAGAAGCACACCGGCAGCCACTCCACCACCGGGCGTCCGGCAACGGGTATCCACGTCAAGGCGGCGGCGAGGACCCAGATGGGTGCGGTGTAGGCCAGCAGGATGCCGCCCCCGGCGTAGAGGGCACCCACAAGGGACAGTCCACCGATCCCGAGGGTGATCAACTGAGTCAGGGAGAGACCGAGCAGGATGCCGCGGCGGGTCAGCCGGGAGAACTTCACCGGCACCAA
The sequence above is drawn from the Nesterenkonia populi genome and encodes:
- a CDS encoding type IV secretory system conjugative DNA transfer family protein, coding for MGDEVTNALIILLMVTAGVAVILRAAGTVAAWITGASLPEAGPAAGLAVLFSPGGPAAALAAEGLHPVAYWITSGVMLAGLAGAGTWVWVRVRRWGQQKQADPHRLVGTATSGDIAKVATPKALLRRAETLRPSLVKPRAEDVGYLLGTSAGKQVWASVEDSILLIGPPRSGKGLHIVINAILDAPGAVVTTSTRPDNLTATLRAREKIGPVAVFDPQHLAEGIPAGMRWSPIRGCEDPLMAMIRATGLASATGMSAGGVESGGFWEGKTRTALQSLLHAAALDHRSPAELFRWTLDPSAAAEAVTILASTPRAATGWDDSLASMLEADPKTRDSIWQGVSLALSALADPRVLDAVSPRAGEDFDPEQFIQDRGSLFLLATGAGAGASASLVAAFVEDLVETARRMAARLPGARLDPPLLLALDEIGNLAPLPSLPTLMAEGGGTGITTLPVLQSLAQAREKWSENQAGAIWDAAIVKIILGGASNSRDLQDLSTLIGERDEYTDSTTIGDHGTRSNQRSVRRVSVLPPDRIRTLPFGTGVTLLRTAPPIITDLRRWTERPEATDLRADREQIEAMLQHHPRT
- a CDS encoding ATP-binding protein; translated protein: MSPDPDQERLHTSVLVAPAAERRRLRKQRREAAARLRAQQRQAEKHALRQKAEAERAERRARQYLPAAGESGPAALRSPGRFRLPRHQDTSATLAGAYPFLAEGGLGADGMFIGQDLYSGASFVYDPWVLYQRGIITAPNIVLAGIVGSGKSSLAKSLYTRSLPFGRRVYVPGDPKGEHTPVAEAVGGRAIALGAGLANRLNPLDEGHRPSGLSDAEWATTVASRRRSLLGALAETVLARGLTPLEHTAIDLALTQTVAENSVPILPMVVDRILDPSDDSTGRLAEDGRLVGHAMRRLVAGDLGGLFDGPSTVEFDPSLPMISLDLSRVTENSTLISVLMTCASAWMESALLDPNGGQRWVVYDEAWRLMSHPALLRRMDAHWRLARHYGIANLLVFHKLTDLDNVGDAGSAMRSLANSLLANAETRIVYRQESDQLGTTAQTLGLTGTEQRLLPTLGVGQGLWRIKDRSFVVQHQLHPDELAAFDTTRRMTGRA
- a CDS encoding DUF4062 domain-containing protein — its product is MAYTANVLRVMIASPSDITQARDAVEAAIHGWNDANAEAKKTILQPWRYETSSVPMLGEHPQALINSQGVDRSDIVFALFGSRLGSPTPEAISGTVEEIQRAKDQNKPVHLYFSAAPHPNDVDTEQLAGLREFKEEISQLGLFGEFNTPDQLTHKVWSAIEYDIQKISLGTPRLENSRGGVHFTAQAQSDRELRDYDKRGRPRYRTRNWIDVTNAGETDAEQVTFEVVGDEPRMDLIGAHGPTTIHAGQTRPLTVGFSGGLPGPDILRIRWVEDGEPKKKDIHVG
- a CDS encoding SCO6880 family protein, whose amino-acid sequence is MPSETTSTGSSVELVPVKFSRLTRRGILLGLSLTQLITLGIGGLSLVGALYAGGGILLAYTAPIWVLAAALTWIPVAGRPVVEWLPVCFWWVWRTTGGQLLYRRRITTPRPEGTLALPGDMARLREYTDPETGAGMIHDPTANTLTVVTEVSHPAFVLLDPAEQQRRVTAWGRVLATVCRSGRVATLQVLERTLPDSGTGLAEWWAKHGTDDGSWAAETYAELIDRAGPAGERHATTISLSLDMKAAARQIRTAGGGIRGAAGVLRQEMNTLTTALRTADLTPSGWLTPGEIAVILRSAYDPAIAPVLQRHGELGQSLATAGPVAVNETWPRLRTDSAHHAVLWVSEWPRSMVHPEFLSPVLLSTGIQRSFSLLCTPMRSDQAARDIRKKKVEHISDQAQRAKIGQIEDAADLAEFDDVLQQEADLTAGHGVLRYTGLISATASTVEELDANVTAIEQAAIQASCETRLLVGQQAAAFTAAALPLCRKL